In Kryptolebias marmoratus isolate JLee-2015 linkage group LG22, ASM164957v2, whole genome shotgun sequence, a single window of DNA contains:
- the si:ch1073-143l10.2 gene encoding autophagy-related protein 16, which translates to MGSWKNHVRARLLQRDHEEKLPFVGVFTSLSQLEERFEIRKQIFEDIQSRSLEAGGVEVGKNINLERELRESEHLADKLSQTVSDLTAVLYLKEAELQYWQSRVSQYRHEALALAKGNKNLKASLLEFELTTERQSKDLAALRSEQSRLKEALEQAHADKDRLLQRWIKEKEGEADRLNKYNDKQERWQHLAKQLKKCLRSEKRKEFASVNGAKETSSSVLQRMNTTKDSQPAADSQLQQKPAVPLGP; encoded by the exons ATGGGGAGCTGGAAAAATCACGTGCGCGCTCGACTTCTGCAGCGAGATCATGAAGAGAAACTCCCATTTGTTGGCGTTTTCACGAGCT TGTCTCAGCTGGAGGAACGTTTTGAAATTCGCAAACAAATATTTGAGGATATTCAAAGTAGGAG cttGGAGgcaggtggtgtagaagttggGAAAAACATCAATCTGGAACGGGAGCTGAGGGAAAGTGAACACCTGGCAGACAAG TTGTCTCAAACTGTCTCTGACCTGACTGCAGTCCTGTATCTGAAAGAAGCTGAGCTACAATACTGGCAGTCACG TGTGTCCCAGTACCGTCACGAGGCTCTCGCACTGGCTAAAGGGAACAAGAACCTGAAGGCCTCCCTTTTAGAATTTGAGCTCACCACCGAGCGTCAGTCCAAAGACTTAGCAGCTCTGCGCTCGGAGCAGAGCAGACTAAAGGAGGCGTTGGAGCAGGCTCACGCAGACAAAGATCGACTCCTGCAGCGATGGATCAaggagaaggagggagaggCAGACAGGCTGAATAAGTACAATGACAAGCAGGAAAG gtgGCAACATCTGGCCAAACAGCTGAAGAAGTGCCTTCGGAGCGAGAAAAGGAAAGAGTTTGCTTCTGTGAATGGTGCAAAAGAAACGTCTTCGTCAGTCTTACAAA GAATGAACACAACAAAGGACAGTCAGCCTGCAGCTGATTCTCAGCTTCAGCAAAAGCCTGCCGTACCTTTGGGGCCATAA
- the tex36 gene encoding testis-expressed protein 36 — protein MVKGGKCNSSMNNSGKWFAHPDYSDSERKSREACTTTGIMQSQAKMSPQVLNSERYPKWKAQQKVRNYPLSCHDNKHALKDNIRIFSHGLGRRKSPDDFTQHYSNFCLCDGGADSSIEETNGNLSTYRKDFTPMAAVDVPNRTRRFPRNHKLRSEEAAKAQAEEQFMWFGQDDANIRKSLEVLAATCRSAPAKS, from the exons ATGGTAAAAGGAGGAAAGTGCAATTCCTCTATGAACAACAGTGGCAAATGG TTTGCTCATCCAGATTATTCAGACAGTGAGAGAAAATCTCGAGAGGCTTGTACAACCACTGGGATTATGCAGAGTCAGGCTAAAATGTCGCCTCAGGTTTTAAACTCTGAACGCTATCCTAAATGGAAGGCTCAGCAG AAAGTCAGAAACTACCCACTTTCTTGCCATGACAACAAGCATGCCTTGAAAGACAACATTAGGATCTTCTCTCAT GGTTTGGGACGGAGGAAGTCTCCTGATGATTTTACACAGCATTACTCCAATTTCTGTCTGTGTGACGGTGGAGCTGACAGCAGCATTGAGGAGACCAATGGCAACCTCAGTACTTATCGAAAGGACTTCACACCGATGGCGGCCGTTGATGTTCCAAACAGAACACGTCGGTTCCCTCGGAACCACAAGCTGAGGTCGGAAGAGGCAGCAAAGGCTCAGGCAGAGGAGCAGTTCATGTGGTTCGGACAAGATGACGCAAACATCAGGAAGTCTCTGGAAGTTCTGGCAGCTACTTGTCGTTCAGCACCTGCCAAGTCCTGA